DNA from Mycolicibacterium alvei:
GTCAACGAGGCCGCCGTCTGCGGATCGCTGACGATGCGGGCCAGTGCCTGTCCGTACAGCTCGGTGGCCATCCGGTTGGCGTCGATGTCGAAGAAGATGTCGCCCCAGTTGAGTGCGCCCATGACGCCGTGCTCCTCGACCGCGCGCTGCTTGTCCTCGGGCGTAGCCGATTTCACCGGCGGCCGCACCAACATGTCCAGCAGTACCGAGAACGCACTGAGCCGGGCCGCCCCGACCGGATGTTCCCGCTGCGCGGCGCGGATCTGCGGGTAGTCGGCCTTGAGTGCGTCCAGTTCACCCGGTTCGAAGGCACGAATCTGCCAGGGCAGGGTGAACGCCGGAGACCGTTGGAACACCGTCAGTTGTTCGGCCTCCCGAGCGACGACGGGGATCAGTTGCACTCCGGTGGAACCGGTGCCGATCACCCCGACCCGCTTGCCGGTGAGGTCGACACCCTCATGCGGCCACCGGCTGGTGAACAGCGACGTGCCGGTGAAGCAGTTCATTCCGGGTATGTCGGGTTCCAGTGGCACCGAGAGGATTCCGGTGGCCGCGACCACGAAAGGTGTATGCAGCGTCTGCCCGTCGGCGGTGTCGATCGCCCACAGCGCAGTGTCCTCGTCGAAGGTCATCGCCACGACCTCGGTACCGAACTCGATGTCGCGACGCAGATCGAGCCGGTCGGCGACGAAGTTCAGATACGCCTCGATCTCGGGCTGAGCCGGCATCGTCTCCGTCCAGACCCACTCCTGCTGAATCTCATCGCTGAAGCTGTAGGAGTATTCGATGCTCTCGATGTCACAGCGTGCACCCGGATAGCGGTTGACCAGCCACGTGCCGCCGACGGCATCGGCCTTTTCCAGAACCCGCACCCGCAGGCCCTGCTCCCGCAGCCGATGCAGTGCGTACAAGCCGGAAAACCCGGCTCCGACGACGATCGCGTCCCAGTCTGCGGCACTCACAGGTCGATGACCTTCTCGTCGCGGCTTTTACGCTCGACGTAGAACTGTGCTGCCCGGCCGATCGATTCGGCGGTCGGCGCTGGTTTCCACCCCAGGTCGCGGGTCGCCTTGCCGTGGTCGGCCGGCGACGTGAGCCACAGCAATCTGGCGGAAGTGAGGTTCATCGGCTGCTCGGTGCCGAACAGCCGGTTCGACATACCGACCAGCCAGCCGAAGGCATATACCAATGCCATCGGCACCCCGAACCGCGGTGGCCGAGCGCCGACGGCCTCGGCAGCGGCGGTGAACATCTCACGTTGTGTCATATAGCTTTCGGACACGATGTAGCGCTCACCGATCCGTCCGTGTTCGGCTGCCAGCACGAGTGCCTCTGCCGCATCGTCGATTCCGACCACCTCGGCGCCGACGCCGCGGATGTAGACCGGTGTCTTGCCGAATGCCGCCATCGCGATGAGTGCCCCCTGCCGCGGATTCCAATCCGGCGGCCCGTACGGGTTGGACACGCACATCGCCACGGCGGGCAGGCCACGTTCCCTGGCGTAGGACAGCACCAGGTCTTCGGCCTGGCGCCGGGATTCGATGTACGGCCCGCCTTTGCCGGCCCAGTTGAACGGGGTGTCCTCATCGACGGAGGCGCCGTCGTCGCCGACCGCGATGGTTCCGATGGTGGACAGGAAGACAAAGCGCTGCAGGTCGAACTTCACGGCCACGTCGAGTACGTTGCGCAGGCCCTCGACATTGGTGGAGAACAGTGGCGTCGGGTCAGCCAGGTGGGCGCGGGTGTCGACAACGCAGTAGAACACCACGTCCCGGTCGGCCATCGCCGCCGCCACCGCATCGGTGTCGAAAATGTCCCCGTAACAGCGTTCGACGTCGAGTCCGTCAATGCCCTTGGTCGAGCTGCTGCGGCGCAGCAGTACCCGCACGTCGTCTCCCCGCTCGACGAGTTGGCGGGTGACACAGGCTCCCACGTTTCCGCTTGCGCCCATCACGAGTACTTTTCGTCGGCGATCCATCCCTGCTCCATCCCGTCTGACGACCAACGATGGATGCTACGGTAATGCTTACAGTATCGGGCCGAAACCGGGAGATCGATGAAGTACACCCTGGAATATCCCAGTGAACTGCCCACCGCGCCTGACGATTTTCTGCAGCCCGAGACCATCCGCGCGGTCGCCACCCAGGCCGAGGCCGCGGGCTTCTCGGCGATCGCGTTGAGCGAGCACCCGGCCCCGTCGGTCAAGTGGCGGAACAACGGCGGCCACAACACCCTCGACCCGATCGCCGCGCTGAGCTTCATGGCGGCAGCCACCACGCACATCCGGTTGATGACCAATCTGTACGTGCTCCCCTTCCGCAATCCGTACCTGTCGGCCAAGGCGCTGGGCAGTCTGGATCTGGTTTCCGGTGGCAGGCTCATCGCGGGCGTCGGAGCGGGCTACCTGCGATCCGAATTCTCGGCGGTGGGCGTGCACATCGACCGCCGCGCCGAACTCCTCGACGAGGCCTTGACGGCACTACGTTCCATTTGGACCGACCCCGAAACACCTTTTACCGGTATCGATTTCGAGGCCTTCGGCCGGGTCCATCTGCAACACCCGGTCCAGCGGCCCCATCCGCCGATCTGGATCGGCGGGAACGGCGCGGCCGCGATCCGGCGCGTGGTCGGCCACGGCAACGGGTGGATGCCGATCATCGCCGCGGCAGACATGGCATCGACGATGCGCACCGCCGCCATCGAGAACACCGAACAGTTCGGCGCCGCCGTGCAGCGCCTGCGCGATCGACTCGCCGACGCCGGCCGGGACCCGTCGACCGTCGATATCCAGGTGGTGTGCCCGCCCGTCGACCTCGATGACGACGCGTCGCTGCGGCGTGCCCGCGACACCCTCGCCGAACTGGCGGGCCACGGCGCCACCTGGGCGGTCGTGCATGTCGACGGCAGCAGTCCACAGGCCGCGCTCGACTACATCAGGACGTTCGGCGAAGTGATGGATCTTGTCGCAGGGCAAGGTATCTCAGAATCACGCTGGTAGCGCTGCGGCGGTGATCGACGCGATATT
Protein-coding regions in this window:
- a CDS encoding flavin-containing monooxygenase; translated protein: MSAADWDAIVVGAGFSGLYALHRLREQGLRVRVLEKADAVGGTWLVNRYPGARCDIESIEYSYSFSDEIQQEWVWTETMPAQPEIEAYLNFVADRLDLRRDIEFGTEVVAMTFDEDTALWAIDTADGQTLHTPFVVAATGILSVPLEPDIPGMNCFTGTSLFTSRWPHEGVDLTGKRVGVIGTGSTGVQLIPVVAREAEQLTVFQRSPAFTLPWQIRAFEPGELDALKADYPQIRAAQREHPVGAARLSAFSVLLDMLVRPPVKSATPEDKQRAVEEHGVMGALNWGDIFFDIDANRMATELYGQALARIVSDPQTAASLTPSHPFACKRPIIDQGYYETFNRDNVTLVDLRKGAIRAVTETGISTEQGDFDLDVIVYATGFDAMTGALSRIDVRGRGGLVLGEYWAKEGALSYLGLAVAGFPNLFTIQGPGSPSAASNFVAALEQHVEWIADCIAYLRAGGHRCIEATSQAQDEWVEHTTALVAPTVLVHPSCNSWYNGGNVPGKKRMYLGYTAGIPEYRRRCDEIAADGYTGFTVA
- a CDS encoding NAD-dependent epimerase/dehydratase family protein, whose product is MDRRRKVLVMGASGNVGACVTRQLVERGDDVRVLLRRSSSTKGIDGLDVERCYGDIFDTDAVAAAMADRDVVFYCVVDTRAHLADPTPLFSTNVEGLRNVLDVAVKFDLQRFVFLSTIGTIAVGDDGASVDEDTPFNWAGKGGPYIESRRQAEDLVLSYARERGLPAVAMCVSNPYGPPDWNPRQGALIAMAAFGKTPVYIRGVGAEVVGIDDAAEALVLAAEHGRIGERYIVSESYMTQREMFTAAAEAVGARPPRFGVPMALVYAFGWLVGMSNRLFGTEQPMNLTSARLLWLTSPADHGKATRDLGWKPAPTAESIGRAAQFYVERKSRDEKVIDL
- a CDS encoding LLM class F420-dependent oxidoreductase; translated protein: MKYTLEYPSELPTAPDDFLQPETIRAVATQAEAAGFSAIALSEHPAPSVKWRNNGGHNTLDPIAALSFMAAATTHIRLMTNLYVLPFRNPYLSAKALGSLDLVSGGRLIAGVGAGYLRSEFSAVGVHIDRRAELLDEALTALRSIWTDPETPFTGIDFEAFGRVHLQHPVQRPHPPIWIGGNGAAAIRRVVGHGNGWMPIIAAADMASTMRTAAIENTEQFGAAVQRLRDRLADAGRDPSTVDIQVVCPPVDLDDDASLRRARDTLAELAGHGATWAVVHVDGSSPQAALDYIRTFGEVMDLVAGQGISESRW